A single region of the Actinoplanes sp. SE50/110 genome encodes:
- a CDS encoding MFS transporter translates to MSATGGAPPLSHRQILQVLSGLMLGMFLAALDQTIVASAIRTIGDDLHGLSLQAWVTTAYLITATISTPLYGKLSDIYGRKRFFVTAITIFVVGSAACSFATSMYQLAVFRAVQGLGAGGLFSLALAIIGDLVPPRERARYQGYFLAVFGASSVLGPVIGGFFAGADEILGLSGWRWVFLVNVPIGAVALVVVAKVLHLRHTRRDHRIDWWGAVALCVCLVPLLTAAEQGRTWGWTGSRTVLCYAVGAAGLVAFLVAEARMGAEALIPLRFFRNRTFALTSFAGFVTGMGMFGGLALLPLYLQIVHGASPTRSGLQLLPLTAGIMAGSLISGRAISATGRYRVWPMLGAPLMIGGMGLMHSLAVDTPYWRTGVFMGLFGLGLGFVLQPVTLAVQNAMPPQDMGVATASATFFRQMGATAGTAVFLSLLFSRVGDRIRDALRVAGADPAFQKLMADPANRRVLGGSLDDTSFLRHVDPVLARPFESGFAATIADICLVAGGVLTVALILFAFLPQVPLRGSAPAGPAELSPSSGSATDLSPSPGSATASPASSRSPHSPSPPARSVDALSLSGVVTGLDQRPLTGARLTLADLAGGQAARAVTGPDGRYLLTPEVAGAYLLICAADRHQPAAIRLTVTGADARDVRLAAGGRIEGDVVDQHDRPVAAATVTLTDAAGAVVASAITGPDGGYVLAGLYPAEYTLTGIAPGARPAARTVVLDTGGVSRADLLLAGNGTLTGQVRAAASGHPVPEASVMAVDEAGAVVATTWTDADGRYAFADLVPGAYTVTASGYPPVADRVELIGELTAHDIMLGGPREGSRLISP, encoded by the coding sequence ATGAGTGCCACCGGCGGCGCGCCGCCGCTCAGCCATCGCCAGATCCTGCAGGTGCTCTCCGGCCTGATGCTCGGCATGTTCCTGGCCGCGCTGGACCAGACCATCGTCGCGTCGGCGATCCGGACCATCGGCGACGACCTGCACGGGCTCAGCCTGCAGGCGTGGGTGACCACCGCGTACCTGATCACCGCGACGATCAGCACCCCGCTGTACGGCAAGCTCTCCGACATCTACGGCCGGAAGCGGTTCTTCGTCACCGCCATCACGATCTTCGTGGTCGGGTCCGCGGCCTGCTCGTTCGCCACCTCGATGTACCAGCTCGCGGTCTTCCGCGCGGTGCAGGGCCTGGGCGCCGGCGGCCTGTTCTCGCTGGCCCTGGCGATCATCGGGGACCTGGTCCCGCCCCGCGAACGCGCCCGCTACCAGGGCTACTTCCTCGCCGTGTTCGGCGCGTCCAGCGTGCTCGGCCCGGTGATCGGCGGCTTCTTCGCCGGCGCCGACGAGATCCTCGGCCTGTCCGGCTGGCGCTGGGTGTTCCTGGTCAACGTGCCGATCGGCGCGGTCGCCCTGGTCGTGGTCGCCAAGGTGCTCCACCTGCGGCACACCCGCCGCGACCACCGCATCGACTGGTGGGGTGCGGTCGCGCTGTGCGTCTGCCTGGTGCCCCTGCTGACCGCTGCCGAACAGGGCCGGACCTGGGGCTGGACGGGGAGCCGCACGGTGCTCTGCTACGCCGTCGGCGCGGCCGGACTGGTCGCGTTCCTGGTCGCCGAGGCCCGGATGGGCGCCGAGGCGCTGATCCCGCTGCGGTTCTTCCGGAACCGGACGTTCGCCCTCACCTCGTTCGCCGGGTTCGTGACCGGGATGGGGATGTTCGGCGGGCTCGCCCTGCTCCCGCTCTACCTGCAGATCGTGCACGGCGCCTCGCCCACCCGCTCCGGGCTGCAACTGCTGCCGCTGACCGCCGGGATCATGGCCGGCTCGCTGATCTCCGGTCGGGCGATCAGCGCCACCGGGCGGTACCGGGTCTGGCCGATGCTGGGCGCCCCGCTGATGATCGGTGGGATGGGATTGATGCACTCACTCGCGGTGGACACCCCGTACTGGCGAACCGGGGTCTTCATGGGGTTGTTCGGTCTCGGCCTGGGTTTCGTGCTGCAGCCGGTCACACTGGCCGTGCAGAATGCGATGCCGCCACAGGACATGGGGGTGGCGACCGCGTCGGCGACCTTCTTCCGGCAGATGGGGGCGACCGCCGGGACCGCGGTCTTCCTCAGCCTGCTCTTCTCCCGGGTGGGCGACCGGATCCGGGACGCGCTGCGGGTGGCCGGGGCGGATCCGGCGTTCCAGAAGCTGATGGCGGACCCGGCGAACCGGCGGGTGCTCGGCGGCTCGCTCGACGACACCTCGTTCCTGCGGCACGTCGACCCGGTACTGGCGCGGCCGTTCGAGAGCGGGTTCGCCGCCACGATCGCCGACATCTGCCTGGTGGCGGGTGGGGTGCTGACGGTGGCGCTGATCCTGTTCGCGTTCCTGCCCCAGGTGCCGCTGCGCGGCTCCGCGCCGGCCGGCCCCGCCGAGCTCTCCCCGTCCTCGGGCTCGGCCACCGACCTCTCCCCGTCCCCGGGATCGGCCACCGCCAGCCCCGCGTCCTCCCGATCGCCCCACTCCCCCTCCCCGCCCGCCCGGTCGGTCGACGCGCTCTCGCTCAGTGGCGTGGTGACCGGCCTTGACCAGCGGCCGCTGACCGGGGCGCGGCTCACCCTGGCCGACCTCGCCGGGGGCCAGGCGGCCCGGGCGGTGACCGGACCGGACGGCCGGTACCTGCTCACCCCGGAGGTGGCCGGGGCGTACCTGCTGATCTGCGCCGCCGACCGGCATCAACCGGCGGCGATCCGGCTCACCGTGACCGGAGCCGACGCCCGCGACGTCCGCCTGGCGGCCGGCGGGCGGATCGAGGGCGACGTCGTCGATCAGCACGACCGGCCGGTGGCGGCGGCCACGGTCACCCTCACCGACGCCGCGGGCGCGGTGGTCGCCAGCGCGATCACCGGCCCGGACGGCGGATACGTGCTCGCCGGCCTGTACCCGGCCGAGTACACGCTGACCGGGATCGCGCCCGGCGCCCGCCCGGCCGCCCGCACCGTGGTCCTGGACACCGGTGGGGTCAGCCGCGCCGACCTGCTGCTGGCCGGCAACGGCACGCTGACCGGACAGGTCCGCGCGGCCGCCTCCGGGCACCCGGTCCCGGAAGCCTCGGTGATGGCGGTCGACGAGGCCGGCGCCGTGGTCGCCACCACCTGGACCGACGCCGACGGCCGGTACGCCTTCGCCGACCTGGTGCCCGGCGCCTACACGGTGACCGCGAGCGGTTACCCGCCGGTGGCCGACCGGGTGGAGTTGATCGGCGAGCTGACCGCCCACGACATCATGCTCGGCGGGCCCCGAGAGGGATCCCGATTGATCTCCCCCTGA
- a CDS encoding LacI family DNA-binding transcriptional regulator, whose product MKRPTIADIARRAGVSKGAVSYALNGQPGVSEATRKRILAIAQEIGFNANSAARALSGARARAVGLTLCRPARILGIEPWFMGLISGFEAELGAQSYALTLQVVATPEQEVEVYRRWWGERRIDGVIVTDLRENDVRIPVLQQLQLPAVVIGGSGEPGGVTQIWSDDGGAITEAVRYLVALGHTRIARVSGVPDLLHTQVRTKAFNEVCAALGLGDAVTVPADYTGEEGSRATRRLLIGGGRPTAIIYDNDVMAVAGLAVAQEMGLSVPGDLSIVAWDDSPLCSLVHPPLTALSRDVSGYGAQAARELLTAIDGRRVGNVKAQTAHLTPRGSTAPPRPA is encoded by the coding sequence GTGAAACGGCCCACCATCGCCGACATCGCCCGGCGGGCCGGCGTGTCCAAGGGCGCCGTGTCCTACGCGCTGAACGGCCAGCCCGGCGTGTCCGAGGCGACCCGCAAGCGGATCCTGGCCATCGCCCAGGAGATCGGCTTCAACGCCAACAGCGCCGCCCGAGCCCTCTCCGGCGCCCGCGCCCGAGCCGTCGGTCTGACCCTGTGCCGGCCCGCCCGGATCCTCGGCATCGAGCCCTGGTTCATGGGCCTGATCAGCGGCTTCGAGGCCGAGCTCGGCGCCCAGTCGTACGCGTTGACCCTGCAGGTGGTCGCCACCCCCGAGCAGGAGGTGGAGGTCTATCGCCGCTGGTGGGGCGAGCGCCGGATCGACGGCGTGATCGTCACCGACCTCCGGGAGAACGACGTCCGCATCCCGGTCCTGCAGCAGCTGCAGCTGCCCGCGGTGGTGATCGGCGGCTCCGGCGAGCCCGGCGGCGTCACCCAGATCTGGTCCGACGACGGCGGCGCGATCACCGAGGCGGTCCGCTACCTGGTGGCGCTCGGCCACACCCGGATCGCCCGGGTCAGCGGGGTGCCCGACCTGCTGCACACCCAGGTCCGCACGAAGGCGTTCAACGAGGTCTGCGCCGCCCTGGGCCTCGGCGACGCGGTCACCGTCCCGGCCGACTACACCGGCGAGGAGGGCAGCCGTGCCACCCGCCGGCTGCTGATCGGCGGCGGCCGCCCCACCGCGATCATCTACGACAACGACGTGATGGCGGTCGCCGGCCTGGCCGTCGCACAGGAGATGGGCCTCTCCGTCCCCGGCGACCTGTCCATCGTCGCCTGGGACGACTCCCCGCTGTGCAGCCTGGTCCACCCCCCGCTGACCGCCCTGAGCCGGGACGTCTCCGGCTACGGCGCCCAGGCCGCCCGCGAGCTCCTGACCGCCATCGACGGCAGACGGGTCGGCAACGTCAAAGCCCAGACCGCGCACCTCACCCCCCGCGGCAGCACCGCCCCACCCCGCCCCGCCTGA
- a CDS encoding bifunctional diguanylate cyclase/phosphodiesterase: protein MAVSPLAPARPSNTGRAALLAVCSAAALVLLTGVFGLLPGPLTLAVGVGVAGLCASAYLVHAALDIHHADGTFVACRGAGFVGMGALATALTALIPWWSPPHAVLWLTAGLGVAAGCYVLGAALLPNAARTWPIRLRRGFDGLGLGVSLGYAAYLIPPDGQTRPAALPALLITAGGVSIVTVVVLRARPRPVPTVWCGCGAAVVLAALAALAEVLALGLTGPAVPLLGLAMVAGLAAAAGGGSRRGLPVPPAEPRSPDQYLASYPLLAVPAVVGVAAALWHLVTTRHFDAGGIVFGMVMVSVLVLRELLVVRDIRRYAGRLRIAEAHFRSLVAGATDLTLVLDDRLTVRWQSPAAARLFGLHDNEVVGRAFGDLIHPEDAGDALAVIGSVLAGEHEGGPPVLVSARLRDGSQLWRDTESTISDQRAVPEVAALVVHVRDVGERRHLERTLHRMAYLDQLTGLANRRALMRDLLAARRRPGGPGTLLVIDLHGLAEVNDTHGRAVGDAVLTEVARRLRALSGGEDVPARLAGDEFAVLTPESAVPAYALATRLVSALAEPCQLPGAQVRLHTSVGLAELAGAAGPEEVLRQADLARQRAAQLGRDAVEWYDPDVELHLQRRMELERQLPGAAARGELDLVFQPVSDLRDGHPAGVEALLRWRHPALGTIRPEEFLPIAAGLGITDTLNEWALNDACRHLRNWTGGDDDFWVSVNVGPRELLTARFPEQVRTTLRRHAVTPERLVVEVAQTWIAEDVPAVVAALAGLRRLGVRAALDDFGSSQTSLTHLRRLPVDMVKLSAELAGAEAGKPVLDVVVGLAKRIGLDLVAKGLETPEQIERVLAAGCRYGQGTALVPPAPAERIEAYLETHRADRGS from the coding sequence GTGGCTGTGTCGCCCCTCGCGCCGGCCCGGCCGAGCAACACCGGCCGGGCGGCCCTGTTGGCCGTCTGCTCGGCGGCCGCGCTGGTGCTGCTCACCGGCGTTTTCGGCCTGTTGCCCGGCCCGCTCACCCTGGCCGTGGGCGTGGGCGTCGCCGGCCTGTGCGCGTCCGCCTACCTGGTGCACGCCGCTCTCGACATCCACCACGCCGACGGCACCTTCGTGGCCTGCCGCGGCGCCGGCTTCGTCGGAATGGGCGCACTGGCCACCGCCCTCACGGCGCTGATCCCCTGGTGGTCGCCGCCGCACGCGGTGCTCTGGCTGACCGCCGGGCTGGGCGTGGCCGCCGGCTGCTACGTGCTGGGCGCCGCGCTGCTGCCCAACGCGGCCCGCACCTGGCCGATCCGGCTCCGGCGCGGCTTCGACGGCCTGGGCCTCGGCGTCAGCCTGGGATACGCGGCCTATCTGATCCCGCCCGACGGACAGACCCGCCCGGCCGCCCTTCCGGCGCTGCTGATCACCGCGGGCGGCGTGTCGATCGTCACGGTCGTGGTGCTGCGCGCTCGGCCCCGCCCGGTCCCGACGGTCTGGTGCGGCTGCGGGGCGGCCGTGGTGCTGGCCGCGCTCGCCGCCCTCGCCGAGGTGCTGGCGCTCGGCCTGACCGGGCCGGCCGTGCCGCTGCTCGGGCTGGCGATGGTGGCCGGGCTGGCCGCGGCGGCCGGCGGCGGTTCCCGTCGCGGCCTGCCGGTGCCGCCCGCCGAGCCGCGCAGCCCTGATCAGTATCTGGCGAGCTATCCGCTGCTGGCGGTCCCGGCCGTGGTCGGGGTGGCCGCCGCGCTCTGGCACCTGGTCACCACCCGGCACTTCGACGCCGGGGGGATCGTCTTCGGCATGGTGATGGTCAGCGTGCTGGTCCTGCGCGAGCTGCTGGTGGTCCGCGACATCCGGCGGTACGCGGGCCGGCTGCGGATCGCCGAGGCGCACTTCCGGTCGCTGGTGGCCGGGGCCACCGACCTCACCCTGGTGCTCGACGACCGGCTCACGGTCCGGTGGCAGTCACCGGCCGCGGCCCGGCTGTTCGGGCTGCACGACAACGAGGTGGTCGGCCGGGCGTTCGGCGACCTGATTCATCCGGAGGACGCCGGCGACGCGCTCGCGGTGATCGGGTCGGTGCTCGCCGGTGAGCACGAGGGCGGGCCGCCGGTGCTGGTCAGCGCCCGCCTGCGGGACGGCTCGCAGCTCTGGCGGGACACCGAGTCCACGATCTCCGACCAGCGCGCGGTGCCCGAGGTGGCCGCCCTGGTGGTGCACGTGCGTGACGTCGGCGAGCGCCGGCACCTGGAGCGCACCCTGCACCGGATGGCCTACCTCGACCAGCTCACCGGCCTGGCGAACCGGCGTGCCCTGATGCGCGACCTGCTGGCCGCCCGCCGCCGGCCGGGTGGTCCCGGCACCCTGCTGGTGATCGACCTGCACGGGCTGGCCGAGGTGAACGACACGCACGGCCGGGCGGTCGGCGACGCGGTGCTGACCGAGGTGGCCCGCCGGCTGCGCGCGCTGTCCGGCGGCGAGGACGTGCCGGCCCGGCTGGCCGGCGACGAGTTCGCGGTGCTCACCCCGGAGTCCGCCGTCCCGGCCTATGCGCTGGCCACCCGCCTGGTGTCGGCCCTCGCCGAGCCGTGCCAGCTGCCCGGGGCGCAGGTGCGGCTGCACACCAGCGTCGGCCTGGCCGAGCTGGCCGGCGCCGCCGGCCCGGAGGAGGTGCTGCGCCAGGCCGACCTGGCCCGGCAGCGCGCCGCCCAGCTGGGCCGGGACGCCGTCGAGTGGTACGACCCGGACGTCGAGCTGCACCTGCAGCGCCGGATGGAGCTGGAACGCCAGCTGCCCGGCGCCGCCGCCCGGGGCGAGCTGGACCTGGTCTTCCAGCCGGTGAGCGACCTGCGCGACGGCCACCCGGCCGGGGTGGAGGCGCTGCTGCGCTGGCGGCATCCGGCGCTGGGCACGATCCGGCCCGAGGAGTTCCTGCCGATCGCCGCGGGGCTGGGGATCACCGACACGCTGAACGAGTGGGCCCTCAACGACGCCTGCCGCCACCTGCGGAACTGGACCGGTGGTGACGACGACTTCTGGGTGTCGGTCAACGTCGGTCCGCGGGAGCTGCTCACCGCCCGCTTCCCGGAGCAGGTGCGGACCACCCTGCGGCGGCACGCGGTGACCCCGGAACGCCTGGTCGTCGAGGTCGCGCAGACCTGGATCGCGGAGGACGTGCCGGCCGTGGTGGCGGCGCTCGCCGGACTGCGCCGGCTCGGGGTCCGCGCGGCGCTGGACGACTTCGGCTCCAGCCAGACGTCCCTGACCCACCTGCGCCGGCTGCCGGTCGACATGGTGAAACTGAGCGCCGAGCTGGCCGGTGCGGAGGCCGGGAAACCGGTGCTCGACGTGGTGGTGGGACTGGCCAAGCGGATCGGTCTCGACCTGGTGGCCAAGGGCCTGGAGACACCGGAGCAGATCGAGCGCGTCCTGGCCGCGGGCTGCCGGTACGGCCAGGGCACGGCGCTGGTGCCCCCGGCCCCGGCCGAGCGGATCGAGGCCTACCTGGAGACGCACCGCGCCGACCGCGGCAGCTGA
- a CDS encoding PH domain-containing protein, which yields MSRRPALRVRKSGTALVAAGIAVVSAVPLAGTSWALAPLLLIPLTALVWAWRSGTDVFPDEVLVRALFGGTRVPWSRITGLAPDQRGRVSALLDNGNVIRLTGVTRDNVSLVLDAAGKSATGTDEPADEPATGTDEPVDAADPAEVDR from the coding sequence GTGAGCCGACGTCCCGCCCTCCGCGTCCGTAAATCCGGCACCGCCCTGGTCGCCGCCGGGATCGCGGTGGTCAGCGCGGTGCCGCTGGCCGGCACCTCCTGGGCGCTCGCGCCGCTGCTGCTGATCCCGCTGACCGCGCTGGTCTGGGCGTGGCGCTCGGGCACCGACGTCTTCCCGGACGAGGTGCTCGTCCGGGCCCTGTTCGGCGGCACCCGGGTGCCCTGGAGCCGGATCACCGGGCTGGCACCCGACCAGCGCGGCCGGGTGTCGGCCCTGCTCGACAACGGGAACGTGATCCGGCTGACCGGCGTGACCCGGGACAACGTCTCGCTGGTGCTGGACGCGGCCGGCAAGTCCGCGACCGGCACCGACGAGCCGGCCGACGAGCCCGCGACCGGCACCGACGAGCCGGTCGACGCGGCGGACCCCGCCGAAGTGGACCGGTGA
- a CDS encoding sorbosone dehydrogenase family protein, with the protein MRSRRARAAIATLAVVLALTSGCSFGPPGPDEAGSAPNLPGPSVAATSSADPGEPDVVATVLAKGLDVPWGIAFLPDGSALVTERDTGRILKVGPGSDADGLKVAEAARLPEVRASGDGGLLGIAISPKYASDKTVFVYYSTATDNRIGRLVLGKPLEPILTGIPRSAQQNGGALAFGPDGFLYAGTGDGTTTGTQAPDPKSLGGKILRLTRDGKPAPGNPVKDSPVWSSGHRNVQGITWDKTKRMFATDSTQPKFGELNIVEKGSNYGWPKADGKAGDSKLTDPLAAWPSAESSCGGVAAMESLVATACLLGKRIYLLNVTANGTVLGTPQQLLTDKYGRLRALVAAPDGSLWVSTSNQEDAGEPDPEDDRLIRLVFSDGGAGRS; encoded by the coding sequence GTGCGTTCCCGCCGGGCCCGTGCCGCGATCGCGACACTCGCCGTCGTGCTGGCCCTGACCTCGGGGTGCAGCTTCGGCCCGCCCGGCCCGGATGAGGCCGGCAGCGCGCCCAACCTGCCCGGCCCCTCGGTCGCCGCCACCTCCAGCGCCGACCCGGGTGAGCCCGACGTGGTGGCCACCGTGCTGGCCAAGGGTCTGGACGTGCCGTGGGGCATCGCCTTCCTGCCCGACGGGTCGGCCCTGGTCACCGAGCGCGACACCGGCCGCATCCTGAAGGTGGGCCCCGGGTCGGACGCCGACGGTCTCAAGGTCGCCGAGGCGGCCCGGCTGCCCGAGGTGCGCGCCTCCGGCGACGGTGGCCTGCTCGGCATCGCGATCTCCCCGAAATACGCGTCCGACAAGACGGTTTTCGTCTACTACTCCACCGCCACCGACAACCGGATCGGCCGGCTGGTTCTCGGCAAACCGCTGGAGCCGATCCTGACCGGCATCCCCCGCTCGGCCCAGCAGAACGGCGGCGCGCTCGCCTTCGGGCCGGACGGTTTCCTCTATGCCGGCACCGGCGACGGCACCACCACCGGCACCCAGGCGCCCGATCCGAAGAGTCTGGGCGGCAAGATCCTGCGGCTGACCCGGGACGGCAAGCCGGCCCCGGGCAACCCGGTGAAGGATTCGCCGGTCTGGAGCTCCGGGCACCGCAACGTGCAGGGCATCACCTGGGACAAGACGAAACGGATGTTCGCCACCGACAGCACCCAGCCGAAATTCGGCGAGCTCAACATCGTGGAGAAGGGCAGCAACTACGGTTGGCCGAAAGCCGACGGTAAGGCGGGCGACAGCAAGCTCACCGATCCGCTGGCCGCCTGGCCGAGCGCCGAGTCGTCGTGCGGCGGCGTGGCGGCGATGGAGAGCCTGGTCGCCACCGCCTGTCTGCTCGGCAAGCGGATCTACCTGCTCAACGTGACCGCCAACGGCACCGTGCTGGGCACCCCGCAACAGCTGCTCACCGACAAGTACGGCCGGCTGCGGGCGCTGGTCGCCGCGCCGGACGGCTCGCTCTGGGTGAGCACCTCCAACCAGGAGGACGCCGGCGAGCCCGATCCGGAGGACGACCGCCTGATCCGGCTCGTCTTCTCGGACGGCGGCGCCGGCCGGAGCTGA